GAGAGGAATAAACTATCCTCTTGCCCTTGAAGGGGCTTTAAAATTAAAAGAGATTTCATATATACATGCTGAGGGATTTGCTGCCGGCGAGTTAAAGCATGGTCCATTTGCTTTACTTACAGAGAAAACCCCTACTATTGCAATTGTGACAAAAGATATCGCATATGAAAAAATTTTATCAAATATCGGGGAAATAAAGGCAAGAAACTCGCCAGTTATCGCAATTGCAGATGAAAACGATGAAGAAATTGAGACGTATGCTGACTTTGTGATTCGTTTCCCTTCATTGCCAGATCTTATTTCCTGCATACCTATCGCTGTCACACTTCAACTTCTTGCATACTATGTCGCAAATTTCAGGGAATGTTCTATTGATAAACCTCGCAATCTTGCAAAATCTGTAACTGTGGAGTGATAAAATGCTGTTTGGCTCATCTGGAATAAGGGGAATTGTAAACGAAGAAGTTACTGCTGAGCTTGCATTAAAAGTGGGGAAGGCATGCGCTTCTCTTTATAAAAAATTGGTGATAGGCATTGATCCAAGAAGTTCAAGCAAAATGATAAAAAATGCTGTCATAGCAGGTTCGCTTTCGGCAGGGGCAGAGATAGCAGATATCGGCCTCGTTTCCACTCCCACCCTTGCACATTCAGCAAAAAATTATGATGCGGGCATAATGATTACGGCTTCTCATAACCCAGAGCAGTATAACGGGATAAAGCTTTTCAATACAGACGGCTCGGGCTTTTCTATAAAACAGTCGGAGGAGATAGAAAAAAATTTGGATGGAAATAACGTTAAATGGAATGAGGTGAAGAGAATAAAAAAGTATGACAATGCCGTCATAGATCATATCAAATCGATTCTAGAAGCCATCTCTCCCATAAAAAATAAAATAAAGGTGGTTGTTGAATGTTCCAATGGCTCTACAGGAACGATAACTCCCTATCTATTACGAAAAATGGGATGTGAAGTTACTACACTCAATGCCCAGCTCGATGGGTTTTTTCCAGCCCATGACCCTGAGCCGATTGAAGAAAATCTTTTTGGTTTGAAAAAACAGGTTATTGCATCAAATGCCGACATCGGACTTGCCCATGATTGTGATGGCGACAGAATCGTTGTCATAAACAGGGAAGGAAAATTCATATCAAATGACGGGCTTTTAGCAATACTTGCAAAATATACAAATGAGAAGGGAAAAATAGTTGTTCCAATCAACACATCATTTTCTCTGGATTCATATCTTCCAGATGCGGAAATTGTAAGAACAAAAGTAGGAGATATTTTCATTTCAGAAAAATTGAAAGAGATAAAAGGCCATTTCGGAGGTGAACCATCTGGAACGTATATCTTTCCCTCTTTTTCTTACTGTCCTGATGGGATATATGCTGCTGCAAAAATTATAAAGATGTTAGAAGACATAAATGTCGAAGAGGAATTGAAACAAATTCCCCAATATCATATTGTTAGAAATAATGTTATTTTAACAAAGAAAAAAATAAGGGATAGAATGAAAAAAATTGAGGAAGAACTGAATAAATTTGATTATGAAAAAGTAAATAAGATCGATGGAATTCGTATAGATATGCAGGATTCATGGGCTTTGATTCGCCCTTCAGGAACAGAACCAAAAATTAGAATAACTGTTGAAGCAAAAGAAAAAGTAGAGGTAAACAATTTGTATAATAAAGTTATGGACATTGTAAAGAGGTGTACAAAATGAAATGCATAATTCTGGCAGCAGGAGAAGGAAAAAGGATGCATCCCTTAACATATACCCGTCCAAAAGTTATGTTACCGATTGCCAATAAACCGATTCTAGAATGGAATTTATTAAATGCCATAGAAGCTGGTTTAAAGGAATTTATTTTTGTTGTTGGGTATAAAAGCGAAATGGTGAGAAACTATTTTGGAAATGGAAAAGAATGGAACGTTAATATAGAATATGTGAATCAAGGTAAAGCTTTAGGAACATCACATGCCATAGGAATGGTTGAAAAATTTGTTGATGATTTCGTTGTTTTATGTGGGGATACCATCTTTGGAAAAAAAGATATAAAGAATATTGCAAAAAAAATAAGTATGGGTTTGGTAAAGGTTGAAGACGCCCAGGAATACGGAATTGTTGAATTGGACGGGAAAAAAATTATAAAAATTTATGAAAAAATGGAAAGGCCCTTCTCGAATGTAATAAACGCTGGCATTTACCATTTCAATAAAGAAATTTTTGATTTCGTCAGAAAAACAGGGAAATCATTAAGAGGAGAATATGAAATCACCGACTCAATAAATTTGCTTCTGGAAAAAGATGAAATGGAAGGCATTTTTTTGGATGAATGGATGGATGCAGTGTATCCATGGCATTTATTGGAGGGAAATGAAGAATTACTTAAAAAAATGGATGGCAATGTGGAAGGCATCGTGGAAAAAAATGTTGCTGTAAAGGGGAAGGTTAGCGTTGGAAAAGGAAGTATAATAATGGATGGAAGTTATATAGAAGGGCCGGTTGTTATTGGCAATAATTGTAAAATCGGACCGAATTGTTATATCCGTTCCAATACTACAATAGGAAAAAATTGCCGTATTGGTAACGCATGTGAAGTAAAAAATTCAATTGTAATGGATGGAAGCAATGTCCCCCATCAAAATTATGTTGGTGACTCTGTTATTGGCTCGAATTGCAATTTAGGAGCAGGAACGAAAATAGCAAATTTAAGGATGGATAAGAAAAATATTGAAGTTTATCTAAATGGAAAGAAAATAGACATAAAAAGAAGAAAATTAGGCTCGATTATGGGAGATGATGTCCAGACAGGCATAAACTCTATGGTAAATGCTGGAACAATAATTGGTAACAACGTTTTTATCGGCCCAGGGGCAATGGCAAATGGAGAAATAAGACCAGATGCAAGGATAATGTAAATATATTCCACAATCAATTCGTGCATATCCTTAATCACATTCTAGCGAGAAATCCCCAATCTTTAGGTAGGGAATGAATCGTCCGGAAAATTATAAAACGCCGATAGGCGTTTTCTTCCCCTTGAGGGGAAAGCCACGCAATTTATTGTGGGGAAGGGATGACCTCTACCCAAATCAGTTGTAAAGA
The DNA window shown above is from Candidatus Thermoplasmatota archaeon and carries:
- the glmU gene encoding bifunctional sugar-1-phosphate nucleotidylyltransferase/acetyltransferase translates to MKCIILAAGEGKRMHPLTYTRPKVMLPIANKPILEWNLLNAIEAGLKEFIFVVGYKSEMVRNYFGNGKEWNVNIEYVNQGKALGTSHAIGMVEKFVDDFVVLCGDTIFGKKDIKNIAKKISMGLVKVEDAQEYGIVELDGKKIIKIYEKMERPFSNVINAGIYHFNKEIFDFVRKTGKSLRGEYEITDSINLLLEKDEMEGIFLDEWMDAVYPWHLLEGNEELLKKMDGNVEGIVEKNVAVKGKVSVGKGSIIMDGSYIEGPVVIGNNCKIGPNCYIRSNTTIGKNCRIGNACEVKNSIVMDGSNVPHQNYVGDSVIGSNCNLGAGTKIANLRMDKKNIEVYLNGKKIDIKRRKLGSIMGDDVQTGINSMVNAGTIIGNNVFIGPGAMANGEIRPDARIM
- the glmM gene encoding phosphoglucosamine mutase — translated: MLFGSSGIRGIVNEEVTAELALKVGKACASLYKKLVIGIDPRSSSKMIKNAVIAGSLSAGAEIADIGLVSTPTLAHSAKNYDAGIMITASHNPEQYNGIKLFNTDGSGFSIKQSEEIEKNLDGNNVKWNEVKRIKKYDNAVIDHIKSILEAISPIKNKIKVVVECSNGSTGTITPYLLRKMGCEVTTLNAQLDGFFPAHDPEPIEENLFGLKKQVIASNADIGLAHDCDGDRIVVINREGKFISNDGLLAILAKYTNEKGKIVVPINTSFSLDSYLPDAEIVRTKVGDIFISEKLKEIKGHFGGEPSGTYIFPSFSYCPDGIYAAAKIIKMLEDINVEEELKQIPQYHIVRNNVILTKKKIRDRMKKIEEELNKFDYEKVNKIDGIRIDMQDSWALIRPSGTEPKIRITVEAKEKVEVNNLYNKVMDIVKRCTK